The DNA segment GGTATTGATTCATCCCATCTGAACCGTGGAAGGGAGGGCGCGGGTCCTCCCTTTTTCCTTAATGCCTCCGTCCTCCGCCATCACCGCGCGTGCCGCCTCCGCCTCGTTCGAGGATCCGGTGCTGCAGTCGGTCTACCTGCATCTGGCATGGCTGGCGGCAGGGGAGGGGGAGACGCTGGAAGCGTTCTGCCGCTACACGGAGGAACGTATCGGCATGTTCCTGCCTGCGGCACGGGCGGCACTCGTTTCGGAAGTGATGCTGCGGCGCGCGGAGATCCCCGCCAGCGTGGAGCCACCTGCCGCGACGGAGCACCAGATCTACCTCACGGTCAACCTGGTGGAGGCAGCCGCCACGCTGCCTTCGCACCTGTCCGGTCCGATGTCGGAGAAGATCGCGTCGCTGGGGTGGACCCGGCCATGGCTGGAAAAGGTGGCGGCTTTCGTCGGTGGGGTTTCCACGGGGAGTGATGGCATCCTTTCATTTTCCAGTAATCCGGCGCGGGACGGACACACCGCTTTGCGCGGACTGCCCGGTGGGACGCTGCGGATGCTGGAAAGCGGCGGCCATTGGTTCGTCCGGCACGATTGTCCGGAGCCGCTCGTTTTCTCCGGCCTGCGCTGGCCCGCGCGGCACAGCCAGTGGCTGAAGGAGTCGGACCACATCCTCATCGGCGGGGAGGAACGGCTGGACCTGTCCGCCGTCACCGCACTCGCGGCGGCGAAGTTCTTTCCCGACCTGCATGTCGTTCCAGATGCCGGCGGGCTGGCAGTCTCTTTTTCCGCGGAGAGTGCTCTGGCGCGTCTGTCGTGGGATAACGGATGGTTCCTTACCCCGCATGACACCGTCCTCGTGAACGGCCGTAGCATCACGGGGGCGGTGCCCGTCCTGCCTGCGGATCAGCTTGTCATCGGCGGGCGGAAGATCCCCGCCGCACGCCTCATCCGCTGTGCCAGTCACGGGGAGCGTGGCGGTTGGTCGCTGCATCTGGATCATGCCACGCTGCGCTTTCCCGACGGGCAGTCCGGGCTGGACGACATCACGCTGGCGCTGGAGTCCGGGGACTTGGTGGCCGTCATGGGACCCAGCGGCTGCGGGAAATCCACGCTGATGAGCGTGCTGTCCGGCGGGCTATCCCTCACCTCCGGAAAGGTTGGCATTTTACCGGCGTCCGTCCGTCCGTCCTTCGCGCTGGTGCCGCAGGACGACGTGCTTTTCGCGGAACTCACCGTTACGGAGAATCTCCGCTACGCCGCCGCGCTCCGCACGACGGAGGCCGCGCCCGATATTTCCGGCACGCTCGCCGCCGTCGGACTGGAGGCGAAGGGTGCGCTGCGCGTGGGCAGCGTGACGGAGAAGGTCCTCAGCGGCGGGGAGCGGAAGCGCCTCAACATCGGCCTGGAACTCATCGGGCGTCCGGATGCCCTGTTGCTGGACGAGCCGACGTCCGGGCTCTCCAGTGCGGATGCGGAGGGTGTCATGAAAATCCTCCGCACCCGGGCGGACGCGGGCGTGCTGGTCATGGCCGTCATCCACCAGCCATCGCCGGAAGTCTTCGCCAGGTTCGACAAGGTCATCGTGCTGGATGTCGGCGGACGGCTCGCATTTTTCGGCACGCCGGAGGCGACGCGGGATTACTTCGGCATCCATGCGGCGGGCGCGGTGCGGCAGAACTGGGGGCCTGACGGCATCCTCGACTCGCTGGTCGGCAGGCGGACCACGCTAGACGGCGGGGCGCAGCGGCGGAATTTCGACCCCGCATTCTGGAAGCTCCGCTACGCCGGTGCCCGCCATGCCTACGAGCCTCCGCTCATCCGCCGGGAGGATTCCGCCGCCGCTCCGGAAACGGCCTCCGCCGGGAAGCCGTGGGCCGGCGTCACCGCGCTCACATTACTGCGGCGGGAGTCGCTGCGGCGCATCCGTGGCTGGCGCTCCGTGGCGGCTTCTTGCGTTATCGCCGTGGTGCTCGCGGCCATCGTCGCCTGGGTCTGCCGCATTATCACGGGGGAGGGGAATTACTCCTTCACCGCGAACCGGCATCTGCCCGCGTTCTGTTTCCTGAATGTCATCCTGGTCCAGTTCCTCGCGCTTTCCTCATCCGTGCAGGAGCTGGTGAAGGACCGCGCCCACCGGCTGCGCGAGCGCTTGTTGAAGATACCGGGCACGTTCTGGCTGCTGGCAAAGCTCCCCGGTCTGGCACTCCAGAGCGCCCTCCAGGCCGCGCTGGTGGTGTGGACCGGCGCGTGGATCATCGGCCTGCCATATGGAAAGATGGAGCTGTGGCTGGCCCTCACGCTGGCCGGGTGGACCAGCGTCGCGCTCGGGCTGTTCGTCTCCGCGCTGCCGGGCATCTCGGAGCGCGTGGCGCTGGCCGCCGTGCCGCTCATGCTGGTGCCGCAGATGATCCTCTGCGGGGCCGCGCCCTTCGATTTCAGGGACCTCTCCCACCTCCATTGGCCGAACGCGCGACCTGTCATCCCGGACGACGAGGCGGCGCCTCCGCCGTGGCCCGCACAGGCCATGCCTTCCCGCTGGGCCTACCAGGCCGCCATCTGCGGGCTGCGCGACCATCCCTCCATCATCACGAAGGAGGAACTGAAGCCGCTTTTCAAAACCTACAACTTCGCCCGCTCCTTGGTGGATGTCTGGAAAACGGATCCCGCGGCTTTCCTCGGCCGGTTGGAGGAAAAGACCGGCCGCCGTCTCACCGAAGCGGAGGTCCGCACCGATATCGCCCGCTTGGTCCTCAATGACAAACGGTCCGCGAAGGAGGTGGCGGACACCTTCGGCCCGTTGGTGCCGGACACGTCTTTCCTCAAGCCCATCCGCAACGAATTCTTCCTCGAATACGCCACCTCGACCTTCCCTGCGGTGACCTCCCTGCTCGGAAAGGAAGTCAAACCGGCGGAGGAGGCCCGTTGGAACATGGGCCGCCTGGGCATCGTCCTGCTCCTCGCCGCGTCTCTGGTTATCCAGATTTCCCCACGCGCGCTCCTATCCCTCATCCGCCGCAGAAAGCCATGAAATCCGCCGCTCCCTATCGCACCGACTGGCACTGGGGACCCGTCCGCTTCGACGGCCTCTTCGGCCTGCGCGGCACTTTCCTCTGCTTTCACCGCCACCTCGCGGCGGACGATCCGGACGTCACCGTGGACCCGGCCAAGCCCATCCTGCCGCTTGAGCCGGAGCAGGGGGAGGGCCTGCCGGATTTCGTGGTGAGGAATTGATGAGGAGGCAGTAAGGAGGGAGGACACTCCTGTCCTCCGACGGTATTGGCGAATCACAAAAGACTTACCGAAAAGTCGCAAGTGCGCAAAGAACACAGAGAGAAATGACCTCCTTCAAAATTTCGCCGGATTCGCGATCTGCTTTCTTTTCTTTCCTGAAAACTGGAAACTTCTCCTTCTTGTTTCGCCAATGCCGCCGAAGGACAGGAGTGTCCTTCCTCCTTACTGGCGCGTCGCGCCTTCCCCATCCTCTCTCCCATGCACCCTGAACTCGCCGATCTTCTCCGCCGCCGTCTTGCCGTGATCTCCGACCATGCGTGGCGGGACCGGGATTCCGAGGGGCATCTGGAAGCTCTCAAGGAGGTCTCGGAAGGGATTTCCGCTTGGACTCTGGAGAATCGCTCCCAGCTCGACCCGCAGCTCCGCCATTACCTGGCGAACTGCAGCTTTGACAAGGCCTTGGCACACATCGGAGGAGTGTGAGGAAGTTCCTCCCGGACTCCGGAAAAATTCTTTTCCAAAATCCGGGCCGCTTGCTACGTATCACCCCACAACATGAAACTTTTCGCGAATTTCCTCGTGGTCGGCGGTGCAGGTGTCTTCGGCTACTTCGCCGAGCCTTCCCTGCGCCTCGAACTCACCGGCCTTTCGCCCACGGCACCACCTCCTCCACAGCAGCCCGGAAACCAGGAGGAAGTGTATCTTTCGCGGGTGGATCCCCGGGTGTATGCGCCGGAGCAGCTTCCCAAGGAAGTGACTCTCAAAAAGGAGGCCGAACTGACCGACTCCTCGTCCGGCCTGAAAATACCCGTGCCCACCGGCACCAAACTGAAACTCCTCCGTCTCGGGCAGGGGACCCTCATCGTAGGCACGGGTTCCCCGAACATCGAGGGAGAGGTGGAGATCCAGAATACGGACGTGCGTGAGCAGTTGATCGGGGTCGCCCCCACCGCTCCTTCGCCGGTCGCCGCCCAGGCGCAGACGATGGACGGGCAGCCTGCCGACGGGCAGTCCACCGCCCCGCAGGACGGGATGGCGAAGAATGAGTCCTCCGGAAACATGGCGGGTGGAACGCCCGACAATACCGAAACCGCATCCAACGATGCAAAGAATGACGCCCCGACGGACGGCACCAACCCGGCCCTGAAGCCCGGGGACGCTCCTGCGGAGCCGACCGGTGAGTTCGTTTCCATGTCCGCGGACGAAATCGTCCAGACCATGCAGGACAGCCTCAAGGGGGCCACGATCAAGGACATCAAGTTCGACCAGGTGAGCGAATGGGCCGGCGGCGAGCCGGAGGAAGTGGACGGCAAGAAGTTCAACACCGGAACCATCAGCTACAAGGCGCAGACCATCCTGGGCCTGAAGTCCCGGAAGGCGAAGGCCTATATCGTGGGTGGCAAGGTCGTCCGCTGGATCAACCCGACGAGCGGCACGGAAATCCAGTGATGGCCGGGCTGTCCGACGGGTTCGGGGTGAACCGTCACCCGCTGGCGAGGCCGTTGAAGCGGGCCGCCATCATCGGGCTGCTTGCTGTCTTGGGCCTTTTCGCGCACATCACTTACACGATCCACCAGGTTTCTTCCACGGTTGATCCGATCGACAAGCGCCTCAAACAGCTCTCGTCGCAGAGCAAAGGGGAACCCCAGCGTGGAGCTTCCGGCGCATCCTGGAGCACGACCTACCGCTTTCCGGAGGAACGGATGAACCGTGAGAGCCACGATATCATCCGGGATGCCCTGAAATCCCATGGATGGGACATGCTGGAGGAATTCACCGCCATCCTGCCGGACAATCTCATGGGAGGTTACCTGATCCGGGCGGAAAAATGGGGATACACCTACGTCGCCCATCTTCCGAAATCGGGGGCCGACCTCCGGATTGAGGTGGCGGAATCCGGGGAGCCGCAGGTTTCCCGGCCTGCGGAGGAAATGGAAATCACAGGTCGGTGAGATTTTCCGGGCCGGACCCGCGTAATCTCGCTATCCTCGCCGCGCCCCTGGCCGCCCGGGGTGCCGAATTTTCACGATCCTGCATGATTTTCCGCTCCGGAACCCTTCTCGTCACCGCCATCTCCCTCACCGCCGCACATGCCGCCGAGACGGACTGGCAGCCGGTGCGTCCCATCATGGAGAAGTATTGCTTCGAGTGTCATGGTGGAAAGAAGACCAAGGGGGGGGTGGACCTGAAGAAACTGGCGGAAGACCCGAAGGTGGCCGGCAATTTCGAGATGTGGGAGAAAGTCGCGGAGGCCATCCATGGTGGTGACATGCCGCCGGAGGATGATCCGCAGCCCGCCTCGGCGGAAAAGGAACTGATCACGAAGTGGCTGGACGGCTCCCTGGCATCCGCCGCAAAGGCGAATGCCGGAGATCCCGGTCCGGTCACCGTCCGCCGCCTGACAAACGCGGAGTACGACAACACCATCCGGGCGCTGACCGGCATCGACTATGGTCTGGCGAAGGATTTCCTGCCGGACGGCGGTGGTGGTGAGGGTTTTTCCAACGTGGGGGACGTGCTTTTCGTCAGTCCCCAGCAGATCGACAAATACCTGTCCGCCGCGCGGAAACTGACGGAGCATGCCGCCATCCTGCCCGGGCGCGGCGTCATGTTCCAGGAAACGAGGGTCGGCCTGCGCGGTCCGCTCCAGTTGAAGGACCAGGCGGAGCGTTCGCTCTACGTCTGGTACCAGAAGATGGCGGAACCCCACATCCCGAAGGACGGGGAGGACATGCGGGAGGGCGACTACATGACCGCCTGCTGGAAGTTCAAGCACCGGGAGAAAACCGGCGCTGAATCGCTCGATCAATTGGCGAAGGAAGCAGGGCTTTCCTCCGCATTCCTCTCCAACTGGTGGGAGATGCTCAACAGCGACAAGGTCAAGTCCCGCTTCCTCGATCTGACCCGTGTTGCTTGGCGTGAACTGCCCGGCCCGGATGAGGGGAATCTGAAGGCGGTCCCCGCCGCCGTCGCAGCGAGGATCTCCGCGATCCAGGCGGAGCGGAGGTCGTGGACCAATACGGACGGTGCACTCGGCTGGGTGCGCACCCAGCGCCGCCAGCAGGACTCCGACGGACTGCGGGCGTATGAGATGACCACGCCCATCAAACCGGGGCAGCCGATTCACCTCGTCGCCGGGGACACGGGCGATGGCAGCCGCGGTGACATGGTCATTATCGAGAAGATCGCCATCAAGCGGAACGGCAAGTTTGAGAACTACGTCACTTGGCTGAAGCGCCGCATCGAGGGGAACACCACGCTCATCAAGCAGCTCGGGGAGAAGCCGGACGCGGACTCCGCCCGCATCGCCGGACTGAAGAAAGCCGTGGAGGAAGGGGAGAAGGCGCTGGCGCTTTTCGGAAAGCATCCGCTCGGCAAGCCGCTGGAGCCGACCATGCTGGTGTTGCAGGCACCGGTGGTCGTCACACTGCCCTTCGGGGAGGAGGCATCCGTGAGCGTGAAGGGACGCTTGGAGATGTCCGGTCCTGAGGTGGATTTCGCGACCGTCCAGTTCACCGCCACGGGCATGAAGCCGCCGGATCCCACCAAAATCATCCCTGGTGCGTTGGTGATGTGGAAGCGGCAGACGGAGGCGGCACGCGGCACCATGGGTGATTTCAGCAGGATGAAGCTGATCTTCCCGGATGAATACGCCCGCCGTCTGGAACAGGTGGCGCGGAACTACCGCTTCAAGGACGGAAAGAGTGATGGAGTTTATTATTTCAGCGACGCCCAGCTCAACAGCTTCATCAGCGTGCAGGAGCAGGACCGCATGCGGCGGATGCTGAAGGACTGGCGCATCCTGAGTCCGAAAAATCCTGACGCGAAGATCCAGAAGGAGTGGGACCAGTCGGTGCAGGGGCATCTCCACCACTTCGCTTCCAGGGCATGGCGCAGGCCGTTGTCAGCGGAGGAAAGGACCGGCCTGAACGCCATCTACGATGAGGCACGCAGCCGTGAGCTGGACCGTGAGTCCGCCGCGCGGGAGGTGCTGATGCGCGTCTTCATCTCCCCGGATTTCATTTTCCGGCTGGAGAAGTCGGACCAACCCGGCGTCCATCCGGTGGATGCGTGGGAGCTGGCGTCCCGCCTGAGCTACTTCCTCTGGTCGTCCAGCCCGGATGATGCCCTGCGGAAAGCGGCGGCGGATGGATCCCTGCTGAAGCCGGAAGTGCTGGAGGCCCAGACGAAGCGGATGCTCGCCGGGAAAAGCTCCGCCGCTCTGGCGGAGGAGTTCGCCGGGCAATGGCTGAAGTTCCATAATTTCACCAAGCACTCCACCGTGGATGCCGGGAAGTTCCCGGAGTTCACGCCGGAACTGCGGGCCGACATGCACCGCGAGACGAAGGAGTTTTTCAGCCACCTCATCCGCAACGACCGCCCGGTGAAGGAGATCATCCTGGCGGACTACACCTTCCTCAACGAGCGGCTGGCGAAGCACTACGGAATCCCGGGCGTTACCGGAGGTGAGTTCCGGAAGGTGTCCGTATCCTCCCATCACCGCGGCGGCATCCTGGGCATGGGCAGCGTGCTGGTGAAGACGTCCTTCCCGCAGCGTACCAGCCCGGTGCTGCGCGGCGACTGGCTGCTCCATGCCGTGCTGGGCATGCCGACTCCGCCCGCGCCCGCCGATGTCCCGCCTTTCCCGGAGCACTCCGACAAGCCGATGACCGTCCGCGAGAAGCTGGAGTCCCATCGGGCGGACAAGGCCTGTGCTTCCTGCCATGACAAGATCGATCCGCTGGGCTTCGCGCTGGAGGGCTTCGATGCCCTCGGCCGCTTCCGCGACAAGGACGAGAACGGACTGGCCATCGACGACACCGGCTCCCTCAAGGACGGGACCAAGATGGAAGGTATTGATGGTCTTCGCAACTACCTCGGTCAGCACGACCGGGAGTTCAACCAGGTACTCGCCCGCAAGCTCATCGGCTACGCCCTCGGCCGCTCCGTCCTGCCAAGCGACAAGGTGCTCATCGAGGAGATCGCTTCGTCGCTGAAATCCTCCGAAGGGAAATTCTCCACTGCGGTCCTGGCTGTTGTCCGCAGCCCGCAGTTCCTCAACCGCAGGAACGAGTGATCCATTCCCGACCGTTCCTGCCATGATCCGACTCCTGTTTGTTTTCCTGTGCCTCCCGCTCATGCTCGGTGCGGCGGAAACACGTATCCTTTTTCTGGGCGACAGCATCACCCAGGATGGCCGGTGGGCCACGCTCGTGGAGGGCGCGCTGCGGAATACGGACGCCTACCGCGATGCGGAGATCGTCAATATGGGCCTCGGCAGTGAGACCGTGTCCGGTCTTTCCGAAGACGGTCATGCCGGCGGCAAGTTCTCCCGGCCCGATCTGCACGAACGGCTGGGCCGTCTCCTCACCGCTTACAAGCCAACGCTCGTCTTCGCCTGCTACGGCATGAACGATGGCATCTACCTGCCGCTCGATCCGCAGAGGCAGGCCGCCCATGTGAAGGGAGCCATCCGTCTGAAGGCGGAGGTGGAGAAGATCGGCGGGCGCATCATTTTCCTCTCCGCCCCCTTGTTCATGCCGGACACCCCGGAGAAGGACACGCAGGGCTATGACAAGGTGCTGGACACCTATGCCGCCTGGCTGGTCTCCATGCGGGCGGAAGGCTGGGAGACCGTGGACATCCGCCCCGATCTGAAACGCGCCGTGGCGGATGAGAAGGCGAAGGATCCCTCCTTCATCTACGCGAAGGACGGCGTCCATCCCGGCGGTGACGGCCACCGCTTCATCGCGGAAGCCGCCGTCAAGGGACTGTGGTCGTTGCTGAAGCTTCCGGGTGAGCCCGTCCTACCGACCGGTGACGCCCTCAAGATTCTCTCTGAACGGGCGGGTGTGCTGGAGTATGCCTGGCTTTCCGAAACGAAGCACCTCCGCCCCGGCGTGAAGGCCGGCCTGCCGCTGGACGAAGCGAAGAAGCGCGCGGACGACCTGATGGTGAAATACAAGGAAGCGGTGAAGTAAGGAGGTAGGACACTCCTGTCCTACGGCTGCAACCGGAACCCACAGCAAAGGCACCGCAGGAATAGATCAACCCCTTGCTTCATTCGCCAATGCCGCCGTTGGACAGGAGTGTCCAACCTCCTTACCCGGTTGCAACGCCGGCGGAAGCTGATCATTTGACAATTCCCGGCACCCGTGGGAGAGGGTAGCATCCATCTTTCCATGTCCCGTCCCATCGCACTCCCGCTCGCCGCCATCGTTGCCTGCCTCACCAGTTGCACCACCATCCCCGAGCTAGGCGGCATGATGGACCGCGGCGGCACCAGCGGCCGGAAGATCGAGGTCGATCTCACCGACCAGAAAGCCACCCTTTTCCAGCACGGCAAAGTCGTCGCCATTGCCCCCATCTCCTCCGGCAGGGAAGGAAAGACCACCCCCACCGGCCGCTACCGCATCATCCAGAAAAGCCCCGACCACCGGTCATCCCTCTACGGTAACTACGTCCGCAACGGCGAGGTGGTGAAGGAGAACATCGACATCCGGAAAGGTGGCCGCCCGCCCGGC comes from the Luteolibacter sp. SL250 genome and includes:
- a CDS encoding ATP-binding cassette domain-containing protein, which translates into the protein MPPSSAITARAASASFEDPVLQSVYLHLAWLAAGEGETLEAFCRYTEERIGMFLPAARAALVSEVMLRRAEIPASVEPPAATEHQIYLTVNLVEAAATLPSHLSGPMSEKIASLGWTRPWLEKVAAFVGGVSTGSDGILSFSSNPARDGHTALRGLPGGTLRMLESGGHWFVRHDCPEPLVFSGLRWPARHSQWLKESDHILIGGEERLDLSAVTALAAAKFFPDLHVVPDAGGLAVSFSAESALARLSWDNGWFLTPHDTVLVNGRSITGAVPVLPADQLVIGGRKIPAARLIRCASHGERGGWSLHLDHATLRFPDGQSGLDDITLALESGDLVAVMGPSGCGKSTLMSVLSGGLSLTSGKVGILPASVRPSFALVPQDDVLFAELTVTENLRYAAALRTTEAAPDISGTLAAVGLEAKGALRVGSVTEKVLSGGERKRLNIGLELIGRPDALLLDEPTSGLSSADAEGVMKILRTRADAGVLVMAVIHQPSPEVFARFDKVIVLDVGGRLAFFGTPEATRDYFGIHAAGAVRQNWGPDGILDSLVGRRTTLDGGAQRRNFDPAFWKLRYAGARHAYEPPLIRREDSAAAPETASAGKPWAGVTALTLLRRESLRRIRGWRSVAASCVIAVVLAAIVAWVCRIITGEGNYSFTANRHLPAFCFLNVILVQFLALSSSVQELVKDRAHRLRERLLKIPGTFWLLAKLPGLALQSALQAALVVWTGAWIIGLPYGKMELWLALTLAGWTSVALGLFVSALPGISERVALAAVPLMLVPQMILCGAAPFDFRDLSHLHWPNARPVIPDDEAAPPPWPAQAMPSRWAYQAAICGLRDHPSIITKEELKPLFKTYNFARSLVDVWKTDPAAFLGRLEEKTGRRLTEAEVRTDIARLVLNDKRSAKEVADTFGPLVPDTSFLKPIRNEFFLEYATSTFPAVTSLLGKEVKPAEEARWNMGRLGIVLLLAASLVIQISPRALLSLIRRRKP
- a CDS encoding L,D-transpeptidase, whose protein sequence is MSRPIALPLAAIVACLTSCTTIPELGGMMDRGGTSGRKIEVDLTDQKATLFQHGKVVAIAPISSGREGKTTPTGRYRIIQKSPDHRSSLYGNYVRNGEVVKENIDIRKGGRPPGSRFEGVPMPYFMRFTGAYGLHAGNVPGYPASAGCVRLPPRHAKRFYEAVKIGTPVIVRR
- a CDS encoding GDSL-type esterase/lipase family protein; the encoded protein is MIRLLFVFLCLPLMLGAAETRILFLGDSITQDGRWATLVEGALRNTDAYRDAEIVNMGLGSETVSGLSEDGHAGGKFSRPDLHERLGRLLTAYKPTLVFACYGMNDGIYLPLDPQRQAAHVKGAIRLKAEVEKIGGRIIFLSAPLFMPDTPEKDTQGYDKVLDTYAAWLVSMRAEGWETVDIRPDLKRAVADEKAKDPSFIYAKDGVHPGGDGHRFIAEAAVKGLWSLLKLPGEPVLPTGDALKILSERAGVLEYAWLSETKHLRPGVKAGLPLDEAKKRADDLMVKYKEAVK
- a CDS encoding DUF1592 domain-containing protein; protein product: MIFRSGTLLVTAISLTAAHAAETDWQPVRPIMEKYCFECHGGKKTKGGVDLKKLAEDPKVAGNFEMWEKVAEAIHGGDMPPEDDPQPASAEKELITKWLDGSLASAAKANAGDPGPVTVRRLTNAEYDNTIRALTGIDYGLAKDFLPDGGGGEGFSNVGDVLFVSPQQIDKYLSAARKLTEHAAILPGRGVMFQETRVGLRGPLQLKDQAERSLYVWYQKMAEPHIPKDGEDMREGDYMTACWKFKHREKTGAESLDQLAKEAGLSSAFLSNWWEMLNSDKVKSRFLDLTRVAWRELPGPDEGNLKAVPAAVAARISAIQAERRSWTNTDGALGWVRTQRRQQDSDGLRAYEMTTPIKPGQPIHLVAGDTGDGSRGDMVIIEKIAIKRNGKFENYVTWLKRRIEGNTTLIKQLGEKPDADSARIAGLKKAVEEGEKALALFGKHPLGKPLEPTMLVLQAPVVVTLPFGEEASVSVKGRLEMSGPEVDFATVQFTATGMKPPDPTKIIPGALVMWKRQTEAARGTMGDFSRMKLIFPDEYARRLEQVARNYRFKDGKSDGVYYFSDAQLNSFISVQEQDRMRRMLKDWRILSPKNPDAKIQKEWDQSVQGHLHHFASRAWRRPLSAEERTGLNAIYDEARSRELDRESAAREVLMRVFISPDFIFRLEKSDQPGVHPVDAWELASRLSYFLWSSSPDDALRKAAADGSLLKPEVLEAQTKRMLAGKSSAALAEEFAGQWLKFHNFTKHSTVDAGKFPEFTPELRADMHRETKEFFSHLIRNDRPVKEIILADYTFLNERLAKHYGIPGVTGGEFRKVSVSSHHRGGILGMGSVLVKTSFPQRTSPVLRGDWLLHAVLGMPTPPAPADVPPFPEHSDKPMTVREKLESHRADKACASCHDKIDPLGFALEGFDALGRFRDKDENGLAIDDTGSLKDGTKMEGIDGLRNYLGQHDREFNQVLARKLIGYALGRSVLPSDKVLIEEIASSLKSSEGKFSTAVLAVVRSPQFLNRRNE